A region from the Bubalus kerabau isolate K-KA32 ecotype Philippines breed swamp buffalo chromosome 23, PCC_UOA_SB_1v2, whole genome shotgun sequence genome encodes:
- the DEXI gene encoding dexamethasone-induced protein gives MPGARVAAHLDALGPLVPSVPPPLLPSMFYVGLFFVNVLILYYAFLMEYIVLNVGLVFLPEDMDQALVDLGVLSDPGSGLYDADSELDVFDGYLE, from the coding sequence ATGCCCGGCGCCCGGGTCGCGGCCCACCTGGACGCTCTGGGCCCCCTGGTCCCCTCCGTGCCGCCGCCGCTCCTGCCCTCTATGTTCTACGTGGGCCTGTTCTTCGTCAACGTGCTGATCCTGTACTACGCCTTCCTCATGGAGTACATCGTCCTCAACGTGGGCCTCGTCTTCCTGCCCGAGGACATGGACCAGGCGCTCGTGGACCTCGGCGTGCTCTCCGACCCCGGCTCGGGCCTCTACGACGCCGACTCGGAGCTCGACGTCTTCGATGGTTACTTGGAGTAG